The segment CGTCGCCGACCGGAGCGACCGTGATCGGGCCGTTCTCGATCAACGCCTGTTTGGCCTCCTTCGGCGTTCCTGAGAGGTCGATCCCGCGAACGTTCTTGTCGTGAGACACCGCGTACAGCACCTCGGCAAGCGCCGTACTGGGTGCCTGAAGCACTGTCTCTCCGGCTTCCGCTTCGGCGAACAACCGATTCGCCCGCTCGGGGAGTGCATCGACGAGATACACCAGGAGCGAAACGGCGTCGGCTGTGTACATCGCCATCTCAGACTTCCTCGTAGTTGCGGTCGCGGCGCTGACGGACGCGTTCGCTCAGCGCGTCAGCAACTTCTTTCCGCTTTTCGTCCGACAGGTCATCAGGGACGAGCATCCCGCGCCCCCCGGTGCGTGTCCGTTTCCTGACCACGATCCCATCCTCGGTATCCATCCAGATCACCTCGTCTCCGGGCTTGAGATCGTATTTCTCACGGAGCTCTTTCGGGATCGTCGCCTGCCCCTTCTCCGTGATGTGCGTTGATTTGCTCATACTCAGTAATACCATCCGTAATACTTTAATTTGAGCTACGGTGCGTTCTCCGACCTACTCGCTGCCCCGAAATCGCCCGTTCCGTGCCTTCTTTGTCCGCCGCGACCGCACCGCCCGTATGGCCACGACTGACGACTCCGTCCCGGCGGCGTACGAGGACCTCCTGGACCGATACGGGCGGGCGACGTATCTGGGCGACGCGAACGGCATTCTGAGCTGGGATCAGGAGGTGATGATGCCCGAGGGCGGAACGCCGGCGCGGTCGAAACAGCGCGGCGCGGTCTCGGCGGTCGCCCACGACATCCTCGTCGACGACGAGGTGGCCGACCTGCTCGACGAACTGGACGGAGCCGACCTCTCCGACGAACGGCGTGCCGTGGTCCGCGAGATTCGACGCGAGCACGAACGCAAGGTACGCGTGCCGACCGACCTCGTCGAGGAGATCTCGACGGCGACCGCCGAGGCCCACCCCGTCTGGGCCGACGCCCGGGAGGCGGACGAGTTCGACGCCTTCGCGCCGACGCTCGAACGATTGCTCGATCTCAAGCGCCGCTACGCCGAGCACGTCGATCCCGACGCCGACCACTACGCGACTCTTTTCGCGGACTACGAGCCTTACCTCGACCTCTCGACGGCCGAGCGCGTCCTCGAAGAGCTCCGCGAGGGGCTCGTCCCGCTCATCGAGGCGATCGCCGACTCCGACACCGAACCGTACGCGATCTCTGGGACGTTCCCGGAGTCGGACCAGCTCGAACTGACCCACGAGGCGCTCTCGACGCTCGGCTACGACTTCGAGCGTGGCCGCCTCGACACTGCGCCGCACCCGTTCTCGATGGGAACGCAGTTCGACGCCCGCGTGACGACGCGCTTCGATCAGTCCGAACCGCTCGACTCGCTCGCTTCGACGATCCACGAGTTCGGCCACGCGAACTACACGCTCGGGCTGCCGCAGGACGCCTACGGCTCGCCGCTGGGCGAACACCGCGGCCTGACGGTCCACGAGTCCCAATCGCGGCTCTTCGAGAACCACGTGGGTCGCTCGGAAGCGTTCTGGCGGCTGTTCGTCGACCGGTTCAACGCCCAGTACGACACCGATCTTACCGCTCGACAGGCCTACGAGGCGGCCAATCGGGTGTACGACGACAACTGCATCCGGGTCGAGGCCGACGAGCTGACCTACCACCTCCACATCGTGTTGCGCTTCGAGATCGAGCGCGAACTCGTCGTGGGCGACCTCGCCGTCGAGGACGTGCCGACCGTCTGGAACGATCGGATGGACGCGTACCTCGGCGTCCGTCCCGACGGCGACGACGAGGGCTGTCTGCAGGACATTCACTGGAGCCACGGTTCGTTCGGCTACTTCCCGACGTACTCGCTCGGGAGCGTCCTCGCCGCCCAGCTGTACGCGGCCGCCGCCGCGGAGATCGACGACCTCGACTCGAAGATCGAAGCCGGCGAGTTCGACGCCTTGCAGGCGTGGCTGCGCGAGAACGTCCACGAACACGGCCGCCGCTACCGCACCGACGAACTGATCGAGCGAGCGACGGGCGAACCGCTCACCGCCGAATACTTCCTCGAGTACGCGGAGGAGAAGTTCGGCGAGCTGTACGACCTCGATCGGTGAGCGTCGGCCACCGCCTTCTTCCCCCGCGACGACCTCACGCCGACGCGTGCTCCGCCTCGTGATCGAGCATGCGCCGCTTCACCGCCACGCCGCCGGAGGCGGAGAACCCGCCCAGCCCGCCGTCGCTCTTGACGACGCGGTGACACGGTACGACCACCGTAACCGGGTTTCGCCCGCAGGCACCGCCGACCGCGATCGGCGACGTATCGAGCGCATCGGCGATCCCGCCGTAGGTTCGCGTTTCGCCGTACGGGATTTCGATCATCTGCCCCATCACCCTCCCAGTGAACGTGTCCGGCGCGTCGATGGCGAGGTCGAACGTCCGCCGCTCGCCGCGCTCGTACTCTTCGATCTGCTCGCGGATCTCCGCGGGCGATTCCTCGACGTACGTCTCGTCGACCGCGAACGTGGACCCGAATAGCTCGACTTCCATGGTGTGTTCTTGTTGGTTCGACGGCCGGGGTGAGCATAGGCGTCACTCCTGCAGCTACGATTACGGGTGTTTTGTTGGTCCGCATCGTTTCAGCGAAATACCTATTGGTAAGACTATAGTAATACCATGGTATGTCAGAAGCAACCACCAACGGCGGCGATGAGGAAGAGGTCGTCACGGTGAATTTTAAAGCCACCAGGTCGTTCGTGGACAAAATCGACGAGACGTGGCAGGGGCGCGGATTCAACAGTCGAAGCGAGTTCATTCGGTATACGCTCCGAGACGCGGTGGAATTTCCGTCGTTCGATCGGGACGAGCTCGTCGCGCTCTTGGCCGCCGAGGAGGACATCCGCGAGGGTCGGACGATGAGTGCGGACGAAGCCCGCGAGCGGTTTAGGAGCGATGAGTGACGGCGAGTGGACGTGGGAGCTCTCGTCGAAAGCGCAGTCCGATCTCGGCCGACTTCCGTCCGATACACGAGGCCGTATCATGGAAAAACTGGACGACATCGTCGACTCTCCGTGGCGCGATCCACCGGACTACGGCGAACCGCTGCAGAACAGCCCCTACCGGAAGGTGCGTATTGGCGAGTTTCGACTCTCGGTGACGTTCCGACGGGAGGAAAAACGAATGATCGTTGCACGAATCAAACGACGCAGCGGGGCGTACACCGCTGACGACGATTGATGACCGAGATGTTGGTGTTCGCTTCCCTCTCCAACTTATATTTTTGTCACCGCACGGAGAACCGCCGCCCATGCCAACTGATAGGTCGGACGAACGCGCCGATATCCCCGCCGAGGGCGACGTCATCACCCACGAACGGACGTTCACAGTCGAGCACGTGCGCGAGTTCGGCGAGATCACCGGCGATCAGCAGTCGATTCACACCGATCCCGACGCGGACGGGCGGCTGATCGTCCAGGAGCTGCTCACCGGATCGCTCATGACGAAGATCGGGGGCCATCTACGCTACATCGCCCAGACGATGACCTACGAGTTCCGGCGGCCCGTGTTCACCGGCGAGACGGTCACCTGCGAGTGGACCGTCGAATCGGTGGCGGAGCGAGAGGACCGCTACCTGCTCGAAAACGACGTCGTCTACCGCAACGAAGACGACAAGACGGTCGTCGATGCGAGCACGTCGGGGCTGATCTGGAAGGACGAGACGTAGTGGCCGCCCGCCTCGCAAGCGCATCCCTTTTCGCCCCCGGTTTTGAACGGACGGTATGGAAGTCCGTGAGGGAGCCGTCACGATCGAGGTGCCCGAGGCGCGACACGGCGCGAGCGAGGGGTCCGGCGACGGGGTCTTTTATAACCCTGTTCAGGAGCTGAACCGCGACATCACCGAGGCC is part of the Natronomonas salsuginis genome and harbors:
- a CDS encoding ribbon-helix-helix domain-containing protein, giving the protein MSEATTNGGDEEEVVTVNFKATRSFVDKIDETWQGRGFNSRSEFIRYTLRDAVEFPSFDRDELVALLAAEEDIREGRTMSADEARERFRSDE
- a CDS encoding methylated-DNA--[protein]-cysteine S-methyltransferase, with protein sequence MEVELFGSTFAVDETYVEESPAEIREQIEEYERGERRTFDLAIDAPDTFTGRVMGQMIEIPYGETRTYGGIADALDTSPIAVGGACGRNPVTVVVPCHRVVKSDGGLGGFSASGGVAVKRRMLDHEAEHASA
- a CDS encoding AbrB/MazE/SpoVT family DNA-binding domain-containing protein, with protein sequence MSKSTHITEKGQATIPKELREKYDLKPGDEVIWMDTEDGIVVRKRTRTGGRGMLVPDDLSDEKRKEVADALSERVRQRRDRNYEEV
- a CDS encoding type II toxin-antitoxin system RelE family toxin, with protein sequence MSDGEWTWELSSKAQSDLGRLPSDTRGRIMEKLDDIVDSPWRDPPDYGEPLQNSPYRKVRIGEFRLSVTFRREEKRMIVARIKRRSGAYTADDD
- a CDS encoding carboxypeptidase M32, yielding MATTDDSVPAAYEDLLDRYGRATYLGDANGILSWDQEVMMPEGGTPARSKQRGAVSAVAHDILVDDEVADLLDELDGADLSDERRAVVREIRREHERKVRVPTDLVEEISTATAEAHPVWADAREADEFDAFAPTLERLLDLKRRYAEHVDPDADHYATLFADYEPYLDLSTAERVLEELREGLVPLIEAIADSDTEPYAISGTFPESDQLELTHEALSTLGYDFERGRLDTAPHPFSMGTQFDARVTTRFDQSEPLDSLASTIHEFGHANYTLGLPQDAYGSPLGEHRGLTVHESQSRLFENHVGRSEAFWRLFVDRFNAQYDTDLTARQAYEAANRVYDDNCIRVEADELTYHLHIVLRFEIERELVVGDLAVEDVPTVWNDRMDAYLGVRPDGDDEGCLQDIHWSHGSFGYFPTYSLGSVLAAQLYAAAAAEIDDLDSKIEAGEFDALQAWLRENVHEHGRRYRTDELIERATGEPLTAEYFLEYAEEKFGELYDLDR
- a CDS encoding FAS1-like dehydratase domain-containing protein, with product MPTDRSDERADIPAEGDVITHERTFTVEHVREFGEITGDQQSIHTDPDADGRLIVQELLTGSLMTKIGGHLRYIAQTMTYEFRRPVFTGETVTCEWTVESVAEREDRYLLENDVVYRNEDDKTVVDASTSGLIWKDET